The genomic stretch TTATTTTTCAATCCAGCAACTGCTTTTCAAAACtgctaatattaatattaaactatgaaaaattgtatttctGTTACAGGGAtttaagaagtttttttttcggattttttttttttttttgcatcaatggctaaagacatttaaatgtttaaagaatCTTTTAAACCTGATAAGAATAGCTTCCTTAATATTTAGAAATGTTGTTCTGAATCAGTAGGCCTAAATGCCAATAGGCCTATTACACGTATTTCCTCGATAATATTTCAATAAGTATTGAAAGTTAATTATAGTTTCTCTTTCAAATTTTTAGGCAAAAAGCGAcaatttgttttgaaatgaaatacCTTCTTCTAACATGATTAAGTGGATTTAGATGAGAAGGAGCATCAACTACGAAATAAAATGTATGGATCCACAGATGAGCCTATATGTTAACTCTGCACTATAAATACTCCTTTTAAAACGTTTCTCTCGATAATCGAAGAAACACAGCAGATCAGCATACTCCCACTCTACCTTAATTAGAAACTCTTGAAATTGGAGAGGTTAAAGATCTGCAATGGCTAATCATAATCACCAATTCCATGTCTTTGCAAATTTCTTCAGCACACATAAGGTTTGCAGATGTATAATACCCAGGTTGGTAAGTATctcgtgatttttttttatttcaaaatagcGATAAACCCATTTCCTACACCAGCCATACCTTAATGTCACGTGCTTTTCCTTGAAGTGGATATAATCCACAAAATTCCCATTCTCCGTGCAGTTGGTTAGTTTACTCTACCGAACAAATAATGGTAAAAAgcaaattcagaaaaaaaaatctagctttttcttttttttttccattgcatGCCAGCAAAAATCACAGCAAGTTTTCGGATACAAGGCCTATAATGATTTATATGTTTGCGAGCGACTATCCGTATAACTGTTGCATTCTAAAAATGTGCATCTTCTCTTTAAGCCTGcgcttttcaaaaatgttttctcATACAAGTCAATAAATAATATTCCGTGGTCTGCATCAAACGTTTCTTGAAATAAAGGCATCCAAGGAGTCAAAGAGCCTTATGTGGCTCGTGATGCGCAGTTTGTGAGCACTGGCTTAGGTAGTTTCATAccaaacattaaataattatattaaaaacataCTTATGACTACGACTGATGGTCTTAAATTTTAAGCGTTTTAAAAATACTATGTATAATTAACAAACTTTACTATAATATCTATAGcgtattattatttcattttaagcCAAATTTTCAGTTGTGAAACTTCAGCGTGCTTTGATTTGATtgagcaaaaaacaaaaacataatacaaATGACAACTTTAAGACAGACATACTTCAAATGTATTATTAAAACGAGCTTGTCTACCTAGTCCAGTGACTTTCGAATATTTAGATAAGATAgttaaatttttagaaaaaaaaatagcctaaaaacaatacattttaaacaattaacttattgggAGTTGATATGTACCATGACGTCAAGTCACAAGTCTCAAATCTTTATTTATAGAAGAACTAATTATTGAAAGAATGGgaggaatatttttttattttctggttATTTCATTGttcaaatattcatttttttaattaattatttttttttacaaagtttattttatttcattatatttttaaaaactttcccttttttttcggAGAAAATGTTAGTACTTGATTACCTATTGGATAAATCTGTAAATTAATATGCCTGCATATAAAATCGAATTCCTAGTCTacaagtaaagtttcccttatAGACCCAAAATATCTTGATCAGGCTAGTTATAACCATTCAAGAGCTCTCGTTTACTCAGTTTATTTTTACTCTATTGGATATTTTAAGATTGGTACTAACAATGAGTACTATTTGCCGCCTTCCAATTGGACAATCTGTTTCGTTTCCCAGTTTATATTTAGCAACAGTTTCGGTTTCTTAGTAAAAATAATGGTAGCCTACACTTcgactataaatatataaatagatagggctacactatttaattatttgggTCATGAGGCTAAGAGAAACACTTTGTGGATTTATAATTAATAGAAGCTTTTTAAGGCATTTAACAGAAAGCGTGCATTCTAACTGCTTAACAGAATGTAAGTAGAATAATAGCCTATATCTTAATTAACGATGAcatttgtattatatatattgttacgtatttctaaaacttctggctagatgtattagttggcacacacataaaaacacagcaaagaacttgacgactaaactttcagtttcatataactttaatgactattaactctaacaattcgttactgtaacatgtagcgtagaagactgtacaatatctgtcagtttacagttagctatacttcgttgcaattcatctcttcacttcgttgcaattcatctcttctcaacttgcaccgagtcttattccacagaacagaccaacgacacacttcccagtgtcgctccaggtctcccaaagctgaaccaagtcgtaatcagagccgcacacgtcttacattgaCTGTATCGAccgtaacggctcaagtccactgtagttcgctgtatagactttaacgacagtagtccactccagttaactctaccctagttaacttgcatcgagtcgtacacatctctcttctactgtctcgcacagtagacaacagtaccgacgactcactcacgactgactttcacattaactctctggcttatatagagtccctaatcgcttgtccattgttgcaaaaacacggctagtatcctctagAATAACACGTggggaaacgtcacatcctgtctttgtttatacatgtcgattccagaaaacatcggctgcagtgtcatcttgccggggtcacaagttgtgacctctctctgtcactggacattgctagtaccttttggaataacatgtaaggacacgtcacatcctgtctctgtttatacatgtacattccagggaacacccgctgctgtgttatctcgccggggtcatacctatcactgtcatttgtaacaatatatatgtacagtttagttttttttttttttaactaagcgTGTAATGATATAGACGAGTTTTTCAAATAGAGTGAACTACATTCTAGCGAATCTAGACTATCAATATACAAaaaaccaagcgcttaaccactcagccaccgcgcccccttttTAACTTAGTACTCAATCTTATTGTATATAGCTTAACAGTGTCATTAGGTATAAATAAAAAGGCTACATTTTATACATGTTTTATATGGGACTTAAAGTTAGTTTGTCTTTCAACAGAATGGAGAACCATAGAGAGTCACGCAAGCGACTACGACCATGGCTGGAGCGTATGATAAACAGCGGGGAATGTCCTGGACTAGTCTGGGAGAATAGAGATGATAGAACTTTCAGAATTCCTTGGCGCCACTTCAACAACAAGGAATGGGTTGAAGAAGATTCTAAAATTTTCAGAGAGTGGGCCAAATACACAGGGAAGTATCAAGACGGTGACAAGGTTGAATATCCAGTTTGGAAAACACGACTCCGATGTGCTTTGAAAAAAATTCCTGAAATTGAGGAAATTCCTGAAAAGCATCATCTAGAAGATGCGGATCCGTACAGGGTGTACAAATTTGTTGATGTTTGGTCTCAGCGTCTTACGAAAAGATCTAGTTTCAAATCATCTCCACCTGTCTTTAGCCAAACATCGAAATTAGCCAATGTGCCGAGAATTGTGTTTGACGAGGAGATTGTTTATACTATGTCTCCGGTGAAAAAAGAGTCTTCAGACATTGTCTTGCGTTGCGAGGACAGCGAAAACCTATCCACATTACCGAAAATAGAGCTCTACGCCGACGAGATATCAGGTCAGCAGGGCGGTAATTGTCATTTTGCTGGCGTGAATCTGACGGATAATGTGTCGCAAAGTAGCGAGTCAATTACAAGCTTGCCGTCTGATTTGAAGTCAGTCAACACGGATGAACTCTGTTTGCTGGAAAGCTTGGAACTTCCAATCTCGATGGAGAGCTCTCCCAACCCCAGCCTCGGAAGCTATGCTCAGAATATGGGTGATATGTCAGTAGGTGAACCATTAATGATCTCTCCCAGCATTCCCATCATGCACATGGCTGTGTATTATGGCTCTCCAAGCGTGCCAGTGATCGCTGTAACCATACAGGGACCTGGAATCAGGTTTTTCGCACCTAACAATATCAGCCCAGTGAATTTGACGAACAGTCTTGAAGAAACATTATTTGGGCCCAAGGAAGTCTACCAGATGGCACTTCCTGGACCAGATCAGTACCTGACTGGAACAAGTGGTAGCTTTCAGCAGAACTGTCTTATCACGAAGCTTTTGGAGAACATGGAAAGAGGCGTGGTTCTAACAAACGATGACTCCGACATTTACGTCCGACGCTTGTGCAAAACGAGAGTGTTCTTGACCGATGGCTTATCTGAGAGTACGTTGATTGGCAGAAAGGGGGACTCCCTCACGAAAGCCTTTGACTACAAAAAGTTTTGCAAAGAGTATGAAGAGTTTAGACATGGTCTGAAAAAAGATTTGCCCAAGCCATTCTTTATATTAACATTAGGACAGGAAATAAGGAAATCGCATTTTCATCCCATGAGTAACATTTTAATCTATGTCGTGGTAAGACATGATTTGGCAACAAAGATCATATCCCAAGATCCCAATGTCAGTCATTCTTCACCTAATGCTTTGTATTCTTTTGATTCTTATGATAAATTACTTGAAGACGttaaaaaagttgtattttgaACATAGTGAcgtctacattttattttgttttgttttgtaataggtattttatttgtattgcgtttttttttccccattgaaCTGTGCAATAGATCTGCAATATTTATAATGTTGagaacacagacctatataatataggcctatatatctatGGTCTggaataatttttcttttattcttttttttttttttaaattgggttTCTAGGCTATATATACTGGACATTATCATGTTAAACTAAACAAtatcaaggacgctaaattaaatttcattgttgccaacttaatttttttttaaagaagtgagctataattttaacaatatatCAATGCGTGGCAGTTTCCATAACTTTCGTATCAAGACTCCTTTATTAACGCTTTAGTTAGttgtccatttctttttttttttaataagtttttaAGTCATAGAATAAAAGTCGTATGCTTCCTCCATGTTGAAATTATTTAGTGCTAAAAATGAAACTATATCCACGGGAAgatattagaaaatttaaactTTCAAAGCTTAAAAAATGCGCAAAAATGATCCTTTACTTTTTGAAACAAAGATTTGTTCAACACTTTCTTTAGTAGgtctacaccggatacacctaaAAGCCATGCCCGAGAAAATCtccaatattttttatttatttatttattttttatgcagCGGTTTTAGATCAAGAATGCTGATCTTTTTATTACTGCAAGCAAGTTTTAATCTGAAGTAGAGAatgcgttttatatttttttaatttttttttttattttttgtttgactaTTAAATTTTGATCAATGTTAAAGTACCGTATTTGGTCCTATAATAAAACGAAAAACACAATTACATcgtctctttctttatctagttttatcactctttctgtctctgtctctctgtctgtttctgtctcAGACCAAGCTACTTTTGAAAGTTGAGAACATAACGTGAACATTAGCCTACCTTAGCTTGACTAAAATGATTAACTTGAACCATACAATGTATACTCCTAGTATCTCTTTGAACCGATCGATGAGTTAAAGGGTCCaccccctttttgttttttgtttttttgttcagaatttgtttatttgtatttatgtgATGGGCTCTAAAATAGTCACGTTGGCTGAATGGAGTTTAATTTCATCACCTAGTTTTGAGCTGGTCTCCTCGTAATAGACAACGCTGAGGTACATAGTGTCGAGTGATAGGGCTACATGCGTATTGAAAACTTTCTACTACGGTATGGTCTAGTTATACGTAGGTTTGTTGGattgaaagattttaaaaaatattttatcgattcaaataaataaagtaatttttttttcagcatttaaCATACAGGCACACCCAAAATAAGATTCAAAATCAGACGTCAAAtggaacaagcaaaatataaaaaaatccttgAATACATGagaaaagcttatctaaaggagaagaactccgtgcttaaaactaaatctaccaataatgtacaagctatttcccttattcgatatcagacaaaatagttaataaccaataattaattgactaattgagtatttttgtttattgattcatgttttgttaggtcaataaataattatttaaagtatcaacttgatagaagtgtgcgtgagggagaaatggcgttaaaacaattatttaaggggactaaacctaacaaatttagccatatatgtgaatactgaagtattagtttcccttgttgatattaaacaaaataatgaatttccagtaattaattgtctcaGTGGCtactctttttttattgattatagtgattcatgtcttatctatgtcaatgaataattttgcgaagtttcagcttgacccTTAACGAGTGCGGGaacctatgcgaaacggattgctcGGGgtccagtctgggtagggataaagataataagtaaaaaaaaaaaataagattttgtattagaaaataaattagtctttatatgttattcattttttacaaacaaaatacaaaatcatGATCAAATGTAGCAAAATCATATAGTATATCATCAAAGCTCTGTTTCCtaaatagatcacgctcaatagcaagaatcgCAAAATtgttcgtgaattgttgacctcaattaactctttctctccgtaattattttcctcgttccgatagtaatattcattttgctcattcgTATTTCACTATTTCTGATTAAACGTTTATAACTTTTTGGTTTatcagaaagtgttttatttggtacCGAATTATTGGAGatagcatgctctttttacacaacacaaattaaaatttataaatacaaaaatcaattttggTTAAATGGAGTCAATTCAAcattggcatcgtcaattaggagagaaagagttaattcttgattagtttgagtcgcgagaagcttctttcccCAGATGCCACAGTTACGGGTATTGTTAAAATACTCTGCAACAAAGTAGTTTGCGAAAGCACTGTATCTTTTATTAGTGGACAAATAAGCTAAATTTCTTCCGGGGTTATTTCGTAAAATATGCCTTAAAGAtgaaaattttgtttatttttgtttttttcaggcgatttttaataattttttaataatttcatttaatttccaaaagctcctggaaaatcaggaggcctcGGGAACCCGTTAttagttataatggtttaatttaatcatttacacctagaattagcgttgggcctatgaaagtgcaagCCCagtgcgaccgcataggttgcagtggctaaaggccggccctggatccgagaatggaagTGGAAGAAAACACGTGTAaacacattttaccagacagacagacggaatgagttgatataagctttgtaaaaaccagttgtctgttgttgttttactttttGACGTTTCTTCAGCcataaagattattacgtcaTAGCCCAGAGACCTGCAGGACGGCATAGAATTACATTGGATAAGTATTCGAACTCTAAACCTTCTGGCGACAGTCTGAAGTACATACCATATGACCAGGCAACCATTCCTTACATATGTGTACTTCTAAAAGATGAGAAAAGATCTTGAAGTATCCTCAGCGATAATGGAAAGAAGCGGAGAGTTGTTGCTTTTTAAACCCCTACCTGTACCTACCTTTCAGATTTAAACTATCATGGCTATAATTGGATAATAATTTAATGAGTTCTCTAAGTAGAAATTTGTCATAACGGTAAGAGGCAAGATTCCATAAAACAAGGTGTGATTTGTTTTAGGTGACTCAGTAAAAAACAAGGGAGGACTGGGTATCAAATTAGGCCCGGgccacaaataataataataataatttatttctaaagcgctgttaacaaacaaattgtaggctcaaggcgctgtaataacattacaaacacaaacacgacagctaaaatgacaaactaatctaaaaaagttttaaacagataagtcttaatgttcttctttaaagtggtgtagcatattgtctgtctgagataaatggggagtgagttccataCTTTTGGtctgtgcactgaaaaagccagcagaccgtagcttttgagggagaaacgtggcactactaaaagcgttgagttcattgagcgcagggctctctgggggacatatggagtaatcagttcgctaaggtacaagggcatctcattgttatatatacactgatgacaaagtgtggccaccttgtgatcgattctcgctttcacgggaagccaaaggagcgtgcgcaagagcgtagtagcagaatctcgtcttgtttttctaaggactattcgtgcggcgttgttctgaatacgttgcagcttggctattttgtcatagGGTATACCTGCtactactctgtttggcatattcttctcctgtctactgcattacgcgtacagcgacataaacgaaggtgtgtttctccatacaagatcctctggaaaactatttaatgtatcaaggctgcgggcaaaaaccaaggttaggaagctactcgtcagggaactcctgtatgctgatgatgcagctattgtggctgattctgatattcagctacagtccatggttgacaaactatctgctgcttgccagaagttcggcttaaacatcagtcaaagcaagactaagatacttgtccaaaacacaaacactgcacctcaagtaagcattaatggccaaccactagaaattgttgatcacttttgctaccttggctccatcatatccaacaacactctactggataaagacataaacaacaggatagccaaggcaatggccaccatgtcacggttgcagaaaagagtctgggacaacatattgctgactagcagtactaaagccctagtctaccggacctgtgtgttgagcaccttgctgtacggaagtgaaacatggtcaacctactcatggcaggaaaaaaagctgaatgtcttccacctccgatgcctaaggcggatctttaaaataaggtggcaagataagataacaaatgaggaagtgctatatagagaaggagagagagcataaaggaagggtcacagattgcagatgtcatacacaacagaagcagaaagaagggtgaaaatgcaatggcgcctggtgattttatatgcccaacctgtgatcgcagctgtgtatcaaggattggcctctttagtcacacaagaagttgcaaagggaaaagatcgtctcacgagacgtaaaatgccacagatacctgctagcacggcgttgcagtagtcaaggcgggagagtatgaatgccacagctagcgtttttgttgaaaTGATCTATCTTTTGTCTTGTGGGTTAGCGATCTTCTAGTCATTTCTTAACATATCAGAAGACCAAGACTTTCGCTAACGAGTATTTTAGTAGCCAGTTAGTAACGCCACTGGGTGGATCTAATATGTGCACCTCAGTCTGAGActaaggggctagagtcaccttaGTTATCAGACAACAACACTAAAGTAAACTAGCTAATTctaataaaaagtaaacaaaaacatttcatttcatttacttCATCTGGGATTTGTCTGGTGGTTGATATCACTAGCCTCTTCTTTCAATTACTTATGTTAAGTAGTCAAGTTGGTTTGCAATCACataaaccagtgtttctcaaactggggTCCACTttaccaaaataaaacaaatgtttatttgcttcattaaaaaaaaaaattaaaaagcttaCAGTAAATGAATTCCAAACTAACCTCTACTAACAAACTAAACCAAATCAATGAGTTTTTTCCCTAAATTGCACACATGTATAAAGATTTCATAAGTGTGTTGATTTTAAGGATAAATCTCATTCATAATGTTGCAAActaattttatcattatttcatATATAACATAGTAAATTTATCTCTTCAAGATTCATCACCGGTTCCTTTATTtcatcttgaaaaaaaatatatatcgcAATGAAATGACAACAGACATAGTCCAAGATCTTTAATAATGTGAACCACAATTACATTCTAAAACAAAGTTACAcatacagtttgtgtggaaacacaagctCAACATCGGCCACCAAAGTAGTccgctcaggcaggtaaaaaggcaggttttaatattttcagaaagaatatcagaaactatgaactacaatctattaacaactacaaccctatttCCGttgatacaaaaagaagagacgtacTCATATAAAAAATGTCACCAAACTGTTATATTGTTAGTTGGACTAACAACTTGATACCACAGGACTGGCGTTATCTAACGCTTTAGTAAAATCTATTAATGGTATAGAGATTTGAATTTTGCTCTCTACATTTCTCTTGGAGTTGGCGgactgcaaagatcatgtcaaccGTGCCTCTACCCTGCCTGAAGCCATATTGACTCTGCGGAAGTAGGCCAGTTTCTAGGTGGTGTTGTAGTCTGTTTAATAGTATCCAAACCAGAATCTTGCCACCTCCAGAATCTTGCCACCTATGCATAGGAGGGATATGCCACGATGGTTATCGGATAGCTGCCTATTTCCTCTTCTCTTGTAGAGATGAATGATGGAGGCGTCTTTGAACTCTTTGTGTAGTTTCTTTTTCTCCCACATTATCTGGTAGATCGTATGTCTAGTCCCGGTGCCTTACCAGTTGAGAGGCTGGATATTGCAGTCATTACTTCATTGAGCCGGGAGGGTCAGTGAGTGAATGGTTTATTGAAACTTGTTCCAGGCGCTAATACTTGATAGGTGTAGGCTACTGAAGTGTTCAGCCCAGCGAACAAGAATTTCCTCCTTGTCTGTGAGAAGTTTGTTTCCATCAGGACTGAATATGGGGGATGAGCCATTTTGCCGAGGACCACAAAAAAGCTTTGGTTgaattaaaaaagcatttttgcatttttactgTCTGCGTAGGACTGGATTTCTTCTGCCTTTTTGTTAAAGCATAACTCCTTCATGAGTCTCagtcgaaataattcatgttgatttaaatcatcttatgtacatttaaatagattgattacctagatctttctagattatgtatctaaacattgcaaaataataattatgagacgagagtaggcctactcttatttttgatgttcaattactagatctagatctaaaaattaaattatatgttacataggttagggttgaaaaaaaacaacaactttacttcttttaactactttacaaaacaacgccttgatccaactttctaaaaaattgtcacgacatttttttgtagtgttagaaaatctccatgtccactctagagtagtatatataagtctatggcctGTCCCTTTCGCCAACGCCTGCACCATAAATGTGAAAAAGACTGAAGCGCTGTACCAgccttttcaaaataaatctGTCACAGAACCAGAAATTCTTATAGATGGCCTGAAATTAGTGAACGTCTGGGAAGTACCATAGCAGCAAACGTCAACCTAGATGATGAGATTGACTTCCGTGTTGCATGTGCCAGTGCAGCTTTTGtcagacttcaagaacaagtgtgacaacggagaggactcaggatatccacaaaactgaaagtctacagtgctgtagttctcccgtcacacttatatgcatcagagtcctggacctTATATTCCCGCCACATCAAAAGGTttaactccttccacctacggagtatccataaggtgcttttgtccgaccacataccagacacagacatcttaaagctgtccaacataaACAGcatcaatgcgacagtaaaaaggtcaCAACTTCAATGGGTGGGACATGTAGTCGGCATGCCACACAATCGcattcccaaacgacttctgtactgggagttgtgtgcaggaaagcgctctcaggaaggtcaatacaagcgctacaaagacactctcaataGCTCCTTTAAGGAGTGCGATATCGACaatcacggctgggaagcactagctctcgatcgctcctcatggcttAAAGCTGTGaatctcggagtctcaagatttgaagcaagaagagtggccaaaGTGAAAgcgcgccgaaccaacaaaaagctgagagaagaagaaggcctatctgcaactgacgaAACCAACCCAtaccacgtatgcggccggctttttaaaacgaggattggactttacattCATCTTCGAGTCCGTAGGAtttgagaaatgtgctcatcttcgatcacgaaggaggagctatatagttattgttacgtatttccgTATCTTCTGGCCAAATGTACTAGtcggcacacaaataaaaacactgcaaagaacttgacaactcaactttcagcttcatctaactttattgactattaactctaacattactgtaacatgtagcgtagaagactgtacaatatctgtcagtttacagttagctatacttcgttgcactgcatctcttcacttcgttgcaattcctctcttctcaatttgcatcgagccgtattccacagaacagaccaacgacacacttcccagtgtcgctccaggtctcccaaagctgaaccaagtcgtactcaagtctaccgaatcagagccgtacacgtcttacatcgactgtatcaactgtaacggctcaagtccactgtagttcgctgtatagacattaacgacagtagtccactccagttaactctaccctagttaacttgcatcgagtcgtacacatttcacttccactagagccgcacacgtcttacattgtctgtatcgactgtcacgactcactcacgactccatacgactgactttcacattaactttcaggcttatatagagtccctaatcgcttctctaaagttgcacaaacactcctagtatcctctggaataacatgtcatgaaacgtcacatcctgtctttatttatacatgtagattccagaaaacactcactgcagtgtcatcaagtcggggtcacacgtagtgacctttatctgtcactgttcattagtaactgtccccctacttagatctgt from Biomphalaria glabrata chromosome 9, xgBioGlab47.1, whole genome shotgun sequence encodes the following:
- the LOC106060347 gene encoding interferon regulatory factor 8-like, whose translation is MENHRESRKRLRPWLERMINSGECPGLVWENRDDRTFRIPWRHFNNKEWVEEDSKIFREWAKYTGKYQDGDKVEYPVWKTRLRCALKKIPEIEEIPEKHHLEDADPYRVYKFVDVWSQRLTKRSSFKSSPPVFSQTSKLANVPRIVFDEEIVYTMSPVKKESSDIVLRCEDSENLSTLPKIELYADEISGQQGGNCHFAGVNLTDNVSQSSESITSLPSDLKSVNTDELCLLESLELPISMESSPNPSLGSYAQNMGDMSVGEPLMISPSIPIMHMAVYYGSPSVPVIAVTIQGPGIRFFAPNNISPVNLTNSLEETLFGPKEVYQMALPGPDQYLTGTSGSFQQNCLITKLLENMERGVVLTNDDSDIYVRRLCKTRVFLTDGLSESTLIGRKGDSLTKAFDYKKFCKEYEEFRHGLKKDLPKPFFILTLGQEIRKSHFHPMSNILIYVVVRHDLATKIISQDPNVSHSSPNALYSFDSYDKLLEDVKKVVF